Proteins from a single region of Bacteroidota bacterium:
- a CDS encoding response regulator transcription factor — protein sequence MIRSILVDDEPKSREVLQTLLTRFCPQVEIVGTAGNVEEAKKVIAEKDPELIFLDVEMPGGNGFRLLDEVERKNSEIIFVTSYGHYAIPALRYSAIDYLLKPVEVEELKSAVDRAEKKIQSGNHNREVYQTLNSNLRQPPTLQKLAIHGVNEIKFTPLNDIVRMEGDNNYTFIFTASGEKFHSAKTLKDYEEMLAPLQKFIRIHKTHLVNADHIYSFIKSEGGCVVMSDGSRVEVSRRKKQELMERLGLH from the coding sequence ATGATACGTTCCATTCTCGTAGACGACGAACCCAAAAGCAGGGAAGTTTTACAAACTCTGCTCACCCGTTTTTGCCCGCAGGTAGAAATTGTGGGGACAGCAGGAAATGTGGAGGAAGCAAAAAAAGTTATTGCTGAAAAAGATCCTGAACTTATTTTTCTCGATGTGGAAATGCCCGGTGGAAACGGGTTTCGTTTACTCGACGAAGTGGAACGGAAAAATTCCGAAATAATTTTTGTCACTTCTTACGGCCATTACGCGATCCCCGCCCTGCGTTACAGCGCCATCGATTACCTGCTGAAACCGGTGGAGGTGGAAGAATTGAAGAGTGCAGTGGACAGGGCTGAGAAAAAAATTCAATCGGGCAATCATAACCGCGAAGTTTATCAAACGCTCAATAGCAATCTGCGCCAGCCGCCAACACTTCAGAAACTTGCGATTCACGGAGTGAACGAAATTAAATTCACGCCGCTCAATGATATCGTTCGCATGGAAGGAGATAATAATTACACTTTTATTTTTACGGCAAGCGGCGAGAAATTCCATTCTGCAAAAACACTGAAAGATTATGAAGAGATGCTGGCGCCGTTGCAGAAATTCATCCGTATTCACAAAACTCATCTCGTGAACGCCGATCATATTTATAGTTTCATCAAATCAGAAGGAGGATGCGTGGTGATGTCAGACGGATCGCGGGTGGAAGTTTCAAGA
- a CDS encoding histidine kinase, translating to MKRFCSLLFFLQYFFLSAQEGPVIGGFRHITVKDGLPSSEIYRVIQDSKGYIWMCTDAGVCRYNGSSFQNFTTHEGLADNTIFRIEEASDGKIWTQGFSGALSFFDGKKFNPVAANDSLKIIYSNGQKVSYCMVTGNDGSVTTGGLYTNGCYKLIEADHYSHLHSCPSPIPIVYNSLRITWTDIAGNIFSYGSMNSDKLDGAFFHNDHLVTITFPEAVTSATNNRMLVTKDNRLLYSFLNTLYIIDGNGRVTQKEFAKTIIGLNEDKEGNIWVAFYYGGVDLFTNGDLNAEEKIFFPGKTVGTVFEDNEGGFWFATVGEGLYYRPDIQFGYLTASDGIPANTILSLSSFGKNKVLLGLPNATVTVFSPDESGNKNFKSAFIGTDMDIAIEAMISSGDSVFLSGNRNLILDSNLKTIGMSKLTGHEKGITRNPVNGKYFLFSHSDIMWCERNFSIDSIQLTSLRFTSALYTHDGTLWLGALNGLWKMGKSVPEYYSEKIKDLQVRIDAMCEDESGNLWISTRGEGVIVMNGDKRFFFNTSNGLPSNICRTITIDPQNRIWVGTNNGLAMISNFNSGSGKADIRNFNITNGLLTNEVKLLLVFDNKIWIGSNDGLCWINMDLLVEKHHAPPVYISSVRTAHREYDLNQTAEFNYGDEAIRVFLDGLEFRDPAGLKFRYRLAGGDEEEWLITSNREITFSGLAPGQYSLEVFAMNGDGTISKQPAVFHFIVHPPIWRTWWFILLSLIVIVSFIWYIAMLRTKQLRRRKEEKIRTEQRMSELRLSALRAQMNPHFIFNAINSIQHFILKNDTDQAYSYLSKFSRLIRLVLDQSRSDLVPVDQETDILKLYVELEKLRFERTFRFDLEVDPWLAENNIRLPGMLIQPFVENSIWHGLLPKQEGEALINVKLKHEKGQVIITIEDNGVGRRVSKTAEPSLGSEKRKSHGMKITEERLQLNDRSGEQQPVITITDLKDLGGKARGTKVEIRVSFEKETDANE from the coding sequence ATGAAGCGCTTCTGTAGTTTACTTTTTTTTCTCCAGTATTTTTTTCTTTCCGCGCAGGAAGGGCCGGTCATTGGTGGATTCCGCCACATCACGGTGAAAGATGGATTGCCGAGTTCAGAAATTTACAGGGTGATTCAGGATTCTAAAGGTTATATCTGGATGTGCACTGATGCAGGCGTGTGCAGGTACAACGGTTCATCGTTTCAGAATTTTACAACACATGAAGGCCTTGCCGACAATACTATTTTCCGGATAGAAGAAGCTTCTGACGGAAAAATATGGACGCAAGGATTTTCCGGAGCGCTCAGTTTTTTCGATGGAAAAAAATTCAATCCTGTTGCTGCGAATGATTCGCTGAAGATCATTTACAGCAACGGGCAAAAAGTAAGTTACTGCATGGTCACGGGAAATGACGGAAGCGTTACCACCGGCGGGCTTTACACAAATGGTTGTTACAAGCTGATAGAAGCCGATCATTATTCGCATTTGCATTCCTGTCCTTCACCGATCCCGATCGTTTATAATTCGCTTCGAATTACGTGGACCGATATTGCAGGAAATATTTTTTCTTATGGTTCCATGAACTCAGACAAACTTGATGGAGCTTTTTTTCATAATGATCACCTGGTTACGATAACTTTTCCGGAAGCGGTTACTTCCGCCACGAACAACCGGATGCTTGTTACAAAAGACAATCGTTTACTTTATTCTTTCCTGAACACACTTTATATTATTGATGGCAACGGTAGGGTTACTCAAAAAGAATTTGCAAAAACAATCATCGGCCTTAATGAAGATAAGGAGGGAAATATATGGGTGGCGTTCTATTACGGTGGCGTCGATCTTTTTACCAATGGTGATCTGAATGCGGAGGAAAAAATATTTTTTCCCGGGAAAACGGTCGGAACAGTTTTCGAAGACAATGAAGGAGGATTCTGGTTCGCTACAGTAGGTGAAGGGTTGTATTACCGCCCCGATATTCAATTCGGATACCTTACGGCGAGTGATGGAATTCCGGCAAATACGATCCTGTCACTAAGCAGTTTCGGAAAAAATAAAGTGCTGTTGGGTTTGCCGAATGCAACAGTCACGGTTTTTTCGCCCGACGAAAGCGGGAATAAAAATTTCAAATCAGCATTCATCGGCACTGATATGGATATTGCCATAGAAGCCATGATCTCCTCGGGCGATTCTGTTTTCCTGAGTGGAAACAGGAATTTGATTCTCGATTCAAACCTGAAAACAATCGGGATGTCAAAACTTACCGGCCATGAAAAAGGAATAACGCGCAACCCTGTGAATGGGAAATATTTTCTTTTTTCTCATTCCGATATTATGTGGTGCGAACGGAATTTCTCGATCGATTCCATCCAGCTTACTTCCCTGCGTTTTACCTCCGCGCTTTATACGCACGATGGAACACTGTGGCTCGGCGCATTGAATGGTTTATGGAAGATGGGGAAAAGTGTTCCGGAATATTATTCCGAAAAAATAAAAGATCTCCAGGTGAGAATTGACGCTATGTGTGAAGACGAATCAGGAAACCTCTGGATCTCGACTCGCGGCGAAGGTGTTATTGTTATGAATGGAGATAAACGATTTTTTTTCAATACGTCAAACGGATTGCCCAGCAATATTTGTCGCACCATAACGATCGATCCGCAAAACAGGATTTGGGTTGGAACGAATAACGGGCTTGCGATGATCAGCAATTTCAATTCGGGATCAGGAAAAGCAGACATCCGGAATTTCAATATCACCAATGGTTTACTTACGAATGAAGTGAAACTTCTGCTGGTCTTCGACAATAAGATATGGATCGGTAGCAACGATGGACTCTGCTGGATAAATATGGATCTGCTCGTGGAGAAACATCACGCACCTCCCGTGTACATATCGAGCGTGCGTACTGCGCACAGGGAATATGATCTCAACCAAACTGCAGAATTCAATTATGGCGATGAGGCGATACGTGTATTTCTCGATGGATTGGAATTCCGCGATCCCGCAGGATTGAAATTCCGTTATCGTCTTGCCGGTGGTGATGAAGAAGAATGGCTGATCACTTCGAACAGGGAGATCACTTTTTCAGGTCTTGCACCGGGGCAATACTCACTCGAAGTTTTTGCGATGAATGGCGATGGAACGATAAGCAAACAACCTGCTGTTTTTCATTTCATCGTTCATCCACCGATCTGGAGAACGTGGTGGTTCATTCTTCTTTCATTGATCGTCATTGTTTCTTTCATCTGGTACATCGCGATGTTGAGAACGAAACAACTTCGCAGGAGAAAAGAAGAAAAGATCCGGACCGAGCAGCGCATGTCGGAGTTGCGCTTGTCTGCATTGCGCGCGCAGATGAATCCGCATTTCATTTTCAACGCTATCAATTCCATCCAGCATTTCATTCTGAAAAACGATACCGATCAGGCTTATTCCTATCTCTCGAAATTTTCACGCCTCATTCGTCTCGTTCTCGATCAGTCTCGTTCCGATCTTGTTCCCGTGGACCAGGAAACAGATATTTTGAAATTGTATGTAGAGCTGGAGAAACTCCGGTTTGAACGTACGTTCCGTTTCGATCTTGAAGTGGATCCCTGGCTTGCGGAAAATAATATCCGTTTGCCCGGAATGCTTATTCAACCTTTCGTGGAAAATTCCATCTGGCACGGATTGCTTCCGAAACAGGAAGGAGAAGCGTTGATCAATGTGAAACTGAAACATGAAAAAGGACAAGTGATCATCACGATCGAAGACAATGGCGTGGGAAGAAGAGTGAGTAAAACCGCTGAACCTTCATTGGGAAGTGAGAAAAGAAAATCACATGGCATGAAGATCACGGAAGAACGTTTGCAGCTCAACGATCGTTCCGGCGAACAGCAACCTGTTATCACGATCACCGATCTTAAAGATCTTGGCGGAAAAGCACGGGGCACAAAAGTGGAAATACGCGTTTCATTTGAGAAGGAAACTGATGCCAATGAATGA
- the cadA gene encoding cadmium-translocating P-type ATPase, giving the protein MHHHGEHIDLKIEGMDCANCATGITKRLTKKGYHDVQVNFATGEASLEMAENASMEDVIGEIEDLGYKVLRGEEKKKITIGIREKFWFCLLFTIPLFFGHFFLPHDHFLLRPATQLLLCIPVFLVGAIHFGKSSFGSLKSGVPNMDVLILMGSTAAFIYSIAGYYLHSGMEGAEKYMFFETTATIITLVLLGNLLEHISVKKTTSAISELSALQPENAHLITTTGNEEKINDIASRELKVHDLVLVNTGESFPADGIVIAGNGTVNEAMITGESVPAEKNTSSVVTGGTILLAGPLRVKITSTGKNTSLSKIIQLVKQAQQEKPPVQKLADRISAIFVPVVLAIAIATFLFSHFLFSMEWSVAMMHAIAVLVISCPCAMGLATPTAVMVGIGRAARNGILIRGGRTLEEIAAVKTIVFDKTGTLTTGKFSNFEINVNGNEREESLQNILFTLEQNSSHPLAKSICGILEKKNAVIVNGFTSIQEKKGIGISGTDASGNKWEIGSWRILPENNGNDADIYILKNNFIAASITLNDEIRPGMKEMIAFLKMKKIQTVLLSGDRKNKCDHVAAQTGIEKVFAEQLPENKSAVIAQLVKEGKTAMVGDGINDAPALALANVGISPGDASRIAMQSSQVVLLGSNEMKKLREAFLIGKASVRTIRQNLFWAFFYNVVAIPIAAAGLLNPMIAALAMAFSDVIVIGNSILLRTKKLS; this is encoded by the coding sequence ATGCATCATCACGGAGAACATATTGACCTCAAAATTGAGGGAATGGATTGCGCGAATTGCGCAACGGGCATCACGAAACGCCTTACCAAGAAAGGATATCATGATGTGCAGGTAAATTTTGCCACAGGCGAAGCTTCTCTGGAGATGGCGGAAAATGCATCCATGGAAGATGTGATAGGTGAAATTGAAGATCTCGGTTATAAAGTGCTCCGCGGGGAGGAGAAAAAAAAAATAACGATCGGCATCCGTGAAAAATTCTGGTTCTGCCTGCTTTTTACGATCCCGCTTTTCTTCGGGCATTTTTTTCTTCCGCATGATCATTTTCTCCTCAGGCCGGCAACACAACTTCTTCTCTGTATTCCTGTTTTTCTCGTCGGTGCAATTCACTTCGGAAAAAGTTCGTTCGGCTCACTGAAAAGCGGCGTTCCGAATATGGATGTACTCATCCTGATGGGATCGACCGCTGCTTTTATTTACAGCATCGCCGGCTATTACCTGCATTCCGGAATGGAAGGCGCGGAAAAATACATGTTCTTCGAAACTACTGCCACCATCATAACGCTCGTTCTTCTCGGAAATCTTCTCGAACATATTTCAGTAAAAAAAACAACTTCTGCCATTTCGGAACTTTCTGCTCTTCAACCTGAAAATGCGCACCTGATTACGACGACCGGCAATGAAGAAAAAATAAACGACATCGCTTCACGCGAATTGAAAGTGCATGACCTCGTCCTTGTGAATACCGGGGAAAGTTTTCCTGCAGATGGAATTGTCATTGCCGGAAATGGTACAGTGAACGAAGCGATGATCACCGGTGAAAGTGTTCCCGCAGAAAAAAATACTTCATCTGTTGTTACTGGTGGAACTATTCTTCTCGCCGGCCCGCTTCGGGTGAAGATCACAAGCACCGGGAAAAACACTTCGCTTTCAAAAATTATTCAGCTGGTAAAGCAGGCACAACAGGAAAAACCTCCTGTTCAAAAACTTGCGGATCGCATCAGCGCAATTTTTGTTCCCGTTGTGCTTGCCATTGCCATTGCCACATTTCTGTTCTCCCATTTTCTTTTCAGCATGGAATGGTCAGTTGCCATGATGCATGCCATTGCCGTCCTCGTCATCTCGTGCCCGTGCGCAATGGGATTGGCTACTCCCACCGCAGTCATGGTTGGAATAGGCCGCGCCGCGAGAAATGGAATTCTTATTCGCGGAGGAAGAACGCTGGAAGAAATTGCTGCGGTAAAAACTATTGTATTCGATAAAACCGGAACGCTTACGACCGGAAAATTTTCCAATTTCGAGATCAATGTCAATGGAAATGAAAGGGAAGAATCGTTGCAGAATATTCTTTTCACTCTTGAACAGAATTCTTCTCACCCGCTGGCAAAATCGATCTGCGGGATACTGGAGAAAAAAAATGCGGTGATCGTAAATGGTTTTACTTCTATACAGGAAAAAAAAGGGATCGGGATCAGTGGAACAGATGCTTCCGGAAATAAATGGGAGATCGGTTCGTGGAGAATTTTGCCGGAAAATAATGGCAACGATGCCGACATTTATATTCTGAAAAATAACTTCATCGCTGCATCCATTACACTCAACGATGAGATTCGGCCGGGAATGAAAGAAATGATTGCTTTCCTGAAAATGAAAAAAATCCAAACAGTGCTGCTGAGCGGTGACCGGAAAAATAAATGTGATCATGTTGCGGCGCAAACCGGAATTGAAAAAGTTTTTGCAGAACAGCTCCCTGAAAATAAATCTGCTGTCATCGCACAATTGGTGAAGGAAGGAAAAACTGCAATGGTGGGCGACGGGATCAATGATGCGCCCGCGCTCGCACTTGCAAATGTGGGAATCTCTCCCGGTGATGCTTCACGTATCGCGATGCAGAGTTCGCAGGTGGTTTTACTGGGCAGTAACGAAATGAAAAAACTCAGGGAGGCATTTCTCATTGGCAAAGCAAGCGTGCGCACAATCCGTCAGAATCTTTTCTGGGCATTTTTCTACAACGTGGTCGCGATCCCCATTGCGGCAGCCGGGCTACTCAACCCGATGATCGCAGCGCTTGCGATGGCTTTTTCCGATGTGATCGTGATCGGTAATTCCATTCTTCTCCGCACAAAAAAACTTTCCTGA